The DNA window CAATGAAGACGGTGCCAAACATCAGCTCGAAGCAGAAGGATGCCCCCCCGAATTCGTAGGTTCAAACCAGTGAGGGACTGAATAATAAGTGGCTTCATTGCTGATATTTTCTCTGGCTTCTACTTTCCAACAGCAGGTTCGGCCCTGATCACGTTTTTTCAAGTGTTCATTGGCCCAGTCCCACAACAATTGTGCGGTATGTTCCATCCCTACATTTTGCATCACCCGAAGATCTAGGGCTCCCTGCTGATGAAGAGATTGCCACTGTTCAAGCAAGGGATCATCTTGGTTGACCAAAAAAGTGTGATCAAACTGATCGCTCAACTGTTTCTCTAAGGGACGCAAGCTTGAGAAATCCACCACAAAGCCACACGCATCAAGCTGCTTGGCAGCAAACCAAAACGTGAAGCTTCGGCTGTAGCCATGAACAAAATGACAATGGCCAGAGTGTTGCCATTGCCTATGACAACAAGGATACCCCTCGAAATGCTTGCTGCAGGTGAAGCCGGCGGGAGGCAGAAACATCAGCGCGGAAGAGGGGGCACACTGCGGGAGAATTGACCATGTCTACATCTACATGCACCGAGTCCCGATGCCAGCTGCTGATGTCGCCTTCATTGACGAACTCCGCTTCAACGACAAGGGGCTAATTCCTGCGATCGCTCAAGACTGGCTCGATGGGGCCATCCTCATGCAGGCCTGGATGAATCGTGCAGCCCTGGAGCTCACGTTGAGCACCGGTGAAGTGCACTACTGGAGTCGTTCTCGACAAGAGATGTGGCACAAAGGAGCAACCAGTGGTCACATCCAACGTCTCAAGGGCTTTCGCTACGACTGCGACGCCGACGTGCTCCTTCTCACCATCGAACAAGCCGGCGATGTGGCCTGTCACACAGGAGCACGCAGCTGTTTTTACGACGATGGTCCCGTGCCTAGCCAAGGAGGAGACGAGGCCGCAGCCCCTCCAGCCGATGCCTGCACCGAATTGATGCGAGTGATTGAAGATCGCCGCAATTGCCCAGAAGAAGGCAGTTACACCAATCGATTGCTGGAAGGGGGTGACAATCGGATCCTCAAAAAAATCGGTGAAGAAAGCGCAGAATTTGTGATGGCATGCAAAGACAACAACGCCAGCGAAATTGCAGGGGAAGCCGCTGATTTAATTTTTCACCTCCAGGTTGCTTTGGCCCACCACAACGTCAGTTGGCGAGACGTCCAGACCGTTCTGGCCAATCGCCGTGGAGCACCCAGGCGTTCTTAGGGCGGCGCTGGCATGGGCACCCCAAAGTCACTCGGCTGCTGTCGCATCCACTCCAGGGTGAGCTGATCCCGCGGCGACAACTTCAACACCGGGGAGGCTCCTTGTACGGGAGCCATCGCATCACTGGGAACCTGGCTATGGGCCCAAAGTCCGAAGGCGTGGCCCAACTCATGAAGCGCGGTGGCCTGTTGAGACTCGGCTCTCAACTCAGGGGAAACCATCACAGTGACGTTCGGCTCAAGACGCCATACCCCCTGCCGTTGCACCTCCAACACCTGAAGCACACTTCTGCCATTGCTGGCTCGCCATCCATCAGCAAGACGTCGCCGGGGCGGCCTGCGTCGTTCGATCCGGATATGAGCCCGCTCAGAGTCTTCAACCCGGATGATCGGCAAAACCGCAGACCACTCATCGAGAGCGCGATCGATCGAACCGAACCATCGCCGCTCCCAGCGATTGGGCTCAGCCCCTTTGGCTGGCTGAACCCAGACGCACCAGCGCGGCAGAACGGGGAATCCAGAATCGCTAATCGCCAATCTGGATCCATACCCTGGGGCATTCGTCAGATCACTACGTCGCAAAGGATCGGTCCTGATCTGCTGAGCCTGAACTGGAGGACAGGGGTCAACTTGCATGCGTCAAATCAGGTCGCCGGAAGTCCAACTCCACGAGCCATCAGCGTTGCCAACAAGGGCACCAGGGCGAATCCAGCCAGCTCAATGTTGACAATCCAACCCAGGCGGGTAGCCAGCGCCTCTGACACCTTGGGCAGTTCGCCTTTACGCAAGGGAATCGCCCAAAGGATGTAGGTCACCGTTGGGTACAAGGACAAGGCACCCACAGATAGGTACAAACCGACCTTCCACCAAAACAGGGGGTTCGTCGTATAGAACTCGCTGCCTTGCCCGAAATACAGAACACGAAAAATGCCACTGATCAGCAGTGCCAATGCGGCGATCCC is part of the Synechococcus sp. WH 8016 genome and encodes:
- a CDS encoding DUF2214 family protein, whose protein sequence is MPLATLLTPEIAKSAGVAYVHYLSFMLCFAALVVERRLLRPDPDRRAATAMVITDIIYGIAALALLISGIFRVLYFGQGSEFYTTNPLFWWKVGLYLSVGALSLYPTVTYILWAIPLRKGELPKVSEALATRLGWIVNIELAGFALVPLLATLMARGVGLPAT
- a CDS encoding 6-carboxytetrahydropterin synthase — its product is MFLPPAGFTCSKHFEGYPCCHRQWQHSGHCHFVHGYSRSFTFWFAAKQLDACGFVVDFSSLRPLEKQLSDQFDHTFLVNQDDPLLEQWQSLHQQGALDLRVMQNVGMEHTAQLLWDWANEHLKKRDQGRTCCWKVEARENISNEATYYSVPHWFEPTNSGGHPSASS
- the hisIE gene encoding bifunctional phosphoribosyl-AMP cyclohydrolase/phosphoribosyl-ATP diphosphatase HisIE: MPAADVAFIDELRFNDKGLIPAIAQDWLDGAILMQAWMNRAALELTLSTGEVHYWSRSRQEMWHKGATSGHIQRLKGFRYDCDADVLLLTIEQAGDVACHTGARSCFYDDGPVPSQGGDEAAAPPADACTELMRVIEDRRNCPEEGSYTNRLLEGGDNRILKKIGEESAEFVMACKDNNASEIAGEAADLIFHLQVALAHHNVSWRDVQTVLANRRGAPRRS
- a CDS encoding matrixin family metalloprotease — encoded protein: MQVDPCPPVQAQQIRTDPLRRSDLTNAPGYGSRLAISDSGFPVLPRWCVWVQPAKGAEPNRWERRWFGSIDRALDEWSAVLPIIRVEDSERAHIRIERRRPPRRRLADGWRASNGRSVLQVLEVQRQGVWRLEPNVTVMVSPELRAESQQATALHELGHAFGLWAHSQVPSDAMAPVQGASPVLKLSPRDQLTLEWMRQQPSDFGVPMPAPP